Proteins from one Mugil cephalus isolate CIBA_MC_2020 chromosome 15, CIBA_Mcephalus_1.1, whole genome shotgun sequence genomic window:
- the zcchc10 gene encoding zinc finger CCHC domain-containing protein 10 has protein sequence MATPMHRIIARRQAEANKQNVRCQKCLEMGHWTYECTGKRKYVHRPSRTTEMKKKLKENENKPLSITGPGREGSSEKKMKKKAKDSSDSSSDSGGSASDSSSDSSDSSSSSSDDSDSSSDSDDDSSSSSSSSSSSSSSDSSDSGSSSDSDQGPPKKKKKKK, from the exons ATGGCGACTCCCATGCATCGAATAATAGCCAGGAGGCAAGC GGAGgccaacaaacaaaatgtgcgCTGCCAGAAGTGTCTGGAGATGGGACACTGGACCTACGAGTGCACGGGGAAACGGAAATATGTACACAGACCATCGAGGACAACTGAGATGAAAAAGAAACTCAaggagaatgaaaacaaaccccTCAGCATCACTGG ACCAGGAAGAGAAGGCTCCagtgagaagaaaatgaaaaagaa GGCTAAAGACTCCAGCGACAGCAGCAGCGATTCAGGCGGCTCCGCCAGCGACTCATCGTCGGACAGCAGCGACTCTTCCAGCTCCTCTTCGGACGACAGCGACAGCAGCAGCGACAGCGACGACGacagctcttcctcctcttcctcctcctcttcctcctcgtcctcagaCAGCTCAGATtcaggcagcagcagcgattcagaccaaggaccaccaaagaagaagaagaagaagaaatga
- the hspa4a gene encoding heat shock 70 kDa protein 4a isoform X1 produces the protein MSVVGFDLGFQSCYVAVARAGGIETIANEYSDRCTPSFVSFGPRNRSIGAAAKSQVVTNCKNTVQGFKRFHGRAFSDPYVQAAKSHLVYDLAQMPSGSTGIKVMYMEEERVFSIEQVTGMLLTKLKETAESTLKKPVADCVISVPSYFTDAERRSVMEAAQIAGLNCLRLMNETTAVTLAYGIYKQDLPAPEEKPRIVVFVDLGHSGYQVSVCAFNKGKLKILATAFDPELGGKDFDDILVNHFCEEFGKKYKLDVRSKPRALVRLYQECEKLKKLMSANSSDLPLNIECFMNDIDVSSKLNRGQFEEMCAALLAKVEGPLRSVMEQAKLKKEDVYAVEIVGGASRIPSLKERISKFFGKELSTTLNADEAVARGCALQCAILSPAFKVREFSITDVVPYPISLKWNSAAEEGLSDCEVFSKNHAAPFSKVLTFYRKEPFTLEAYYSSPKELPYPQTTIGQFLVQNVVPQASGESAKVKVKVRVNVHGVFSVAGASLVEVIKTAEGEEPMETDQTAKEEENKMQVDQEDQKLPPGDNGDKKSEAEEMETTAEDAKQEKKNDQPPQAKKPKVKTKTVELPIENNLHWQLSSDELNVFVENEGKMIMQDKLEKERNDAKNNVEEYVYEMRDKLHGVLEKFVNEADRDAFSLKLEDTENWLYDDGEDQQKQVYIDKLAELKKLGQPIHERYMEAEERPRAFEELGRQIQIYMKIVEAYKAKDELYDHLDELEVTRVSKQVNEAMVWMNSKMNQQNNQDLTLDPVVKVGEIQAKTKELYSACNPVVSKPKPKVEPPKEEEKTANGPVNGQEATQTPPCNPDKAASTGSEQETAENKLPEMDID, from the exons ATGTCAGTGGTGGGATTTGACTTGGGCTTCCAAAGCTGCTATGTAGCCGTAGCCCGAGCCGGCGGAATCGAGACAATCGCCAATGAGTACAGCGACAGGTGTACACC GTCATTTGTATCATTCGGACCCCGAAATCGATCTATAGGAGCTGCCGCAAAGagccag GTGGTGACTAATTGTAAGAACACGGTTCAGGGCTTCAAGCGCTTCCATGGCAGAGCCTTCTCGGACCCGTACGTCCAGGCCGCCAAGTCTCATCTGGTGTACGACCTGGCACAGATGCCCTCCGGGTCCACTGGTATAAAA GTGATGTACATGGAGGAAGAGCGAGTGTTCAGCATCGAGCAGGTCACCGGGATGCTGCTGACCAAGCTGAAGGAGACGGCTGAAAGCACGCTGAAGAAACCGGTTGCAGACTGCGTCATCTCG gtaCCGAGCTATTTCACTGACGCAGAGAGGAGGTCTGTCATGGAAGCAGCTCAGATCGCAGGCCTCAACTGTCTACGGCTAATGAATGAAACCACTGCAG TGACTCTCGCATATGGAATCTACAAGCAGGACCTGCCGGCTCCGGAGGAGAAGCCCAGGATAGTGGTGTTCGTGGACCTGGGCCACTCCGGTTACCAGGTGTCGGTTTGTGCCTTCAACAAGGGAAAGCTCAAG ATCCTGGCTACGGCGTTCGATCCCGAGCTCGGCGGGAAGGACTTCGACGACATCCTGGTCAACCACTTCTGCGAGGAGTTCGGGAAGAAGTACAAGCTGGACGTGAGGTCCAAGCCCAGAGCGCTGGTGCGCCTCTACCAGGAGTGcgagaagctgaagaagctgaTGAGCGCCAACTCCTCTGACCTGCCTCTCAACATCGAGTGCTTCATGAACGACATCGACGTTTCCAGTAAACTCAACAG AGGCCAGTTTGAGGAGATGTGTGCAGCGCTGCTGGCCAAAGTAGAGGGTCCCCTCCGCAGCGTCATGGAACAAGCCA agctgaagaaggaagACGTCTACGCGGTGGAGATCGTGGGCGGCGCCTCCAGAATCCCCTCCCTCAAAGAGCGGATCAGCAAATTCTTCGGCAAAGAGCTGAGCACCACCCTGAACGCGGACGAGGCCGTGGCCCGGGGCTGTGCTCTGCAG TGTGCGATCCTGTCACCAGCTTTCAAAGTCAGAGAGTTCTCCATAACGGATGTCGTCCCGTATCCCATCTCCCTGAAATGGAATTCAGCTGCAGAGGAGGGACTGAG CGATTGTGAGGTTTTCTCAAAGAATCACGCAGCTCCTTTCTCCAAAGTACTGACCTTCTACAGGAAGGAGCCCTTCACCCTTGAAGCCTACTACAGCAGCCCCAAGGAGTTACCCTACCCCCAGACCACCATAG GCCAGTTCCTGGTCCAGAACGTGGTTCCTCAGGCGTCCGGGGAAAGCGCCAAGGTGAAGGTGAAAGTTCGCGTCAACGTCCACGGCGTGTTCAGCGTCGCCGGCGCGTCGCTAGTAGAAGTCATCAAAACAGCTGAGGGGGAGGAGCCGATGGAGACGGACCAGAcggcgaaggaggaggag AACAAAATGCAGGTGGACCAGGAGGATCAGAAACTCCCGCCTGGTGACAACGGAGACAAGAAATCAGAGGCCGAGGAAATGGAG ACGACGGCAGAAGATGccaaacaggagaagaagaacgacCAGCCTCCTCAGGCCAAGAAGCCCAAAGTGAAAACGAAGACGGTGGAGCTGCCCATAGAGAACAATCTGCACTGGCAGCTGTCCAGCGAcgaactgaatgtgtttgtggagaaTGAG GGGAAGATGATCATGCAGGACAaactggagaaggagagaaacgACGCAAAGAACAACGTGGAGGAGTACGTGTACGAGATGAGGGACAAGCTGCACGGCGTCCTGGAGAAGTTCGTGAATGAAGCT gaTCGCGACGCGTTCTCATTAAAACTGGAGGACACGGAGAACTGGCTGTACGACGACGGAGAGGACCAACAGAAACAAGTTTACATCGACAAACTGGCTGAGCTGAAG aaacTCGGCCAGCCCATCCACGAGAGGTACATGGAGGCCGAGGAGAGACCGAGAGCCTTCGAGGAGCTCGGCAGACAGATCCAGATTTACATGAAGATCGTTGAGGCGTATAAGGCAAAG GACGAGCTGTACGATCACCTGGACGAGCTGGAGGTGACTCGGGTCAGCAAGCAGGTGAACGAGGCCATGGTCTGGATGAACAGCAAGATGAACCAGCAGAACAACCAGGACCTCACGCTCGACCCAGTGGTCAAAGTCGGAGAGATCCAGGCCAAGACTAAG gaGCTTTATTCGGCCTGTAACCCGGTCGTGtccaaacccaaacccaaagtGGAGCCgccgaaggaggaggagaaaaccgCGAACGGACCCGTCAACGGGCAGGAAGCAACGCAGACTCCACCGTGCAACCCCGACAAAGCAGCGTCCACGGGCTCGGAACAGGAAACGGCAGAGAACAAGCTGCCCGAGATGGACATTGACTAA
- the hspa4a gene encoding heat shock 70 kDa protein 4a isoform X2, which produces MSVVGFDLGFQSCYVAVARAGGIETIANEYSDRCTPSFVSFGPRNRSIGAAAKSQVVTNCKNTVQGFKRFHGRAFSDPYVQAAKSHLVYDLAQMPSGSTGIKVMYMEEERVFSIEQVTGMLLTKLKETAESTLKKPVADCVISVPSYFTDAERRSVMEAAQIAGLNCLRLMNETTAVTLAYGIYKQDLPAPEEKPRIVVFVDLGHSGYQVSVCAFNKGKLKILATAFDPELGGKDFDDILVNHFCEEFGKKYKLDVRSKPRALVRLYQECEKLKKLMSANSSDLPLNIECFMNDIDVSSKLNRGQFEEMCAALLAKVEGPLRSVMEQAKLKKEDVYAVEIVGGASRIPSLKERISKFFGKELSTTLNADEAVARGCALQCAILSPAFKVREFSITDVVPYPISLKWNSAAEEGLSDCEVFSKNHAAPFSKVLTFYRKEPFTLEAYYSSPKELPYPQTTIGQFLVQNVVPQASGESAKVKVKVRVNVHGVFSVAGASLVEVIKTAEGEEPMETDQTAKEEETTAEDAKQEKKNDQPPQAKKPKVKTKTVELPIENNLHWQLSSDELNVFVENEGKMIMQDKLEKERNDAKNNVEEYVYEMRDKLHGVLEKFVNEADRDAFSLKLEDTENWLYDDGEDQQKQVYIDKLAELKKLGQPIHERYMEAEERPRAFEELGRQIQIYMKIVEAYKAKDELYDHLDELEVTRVSKQVNEAMVWMNSKMNQQNNQDLTLDPVVKVGEIQAKTKELYSACNPVVSKPKPKVEPPKEEEKTANGPVNGQEATQTPPCNPDKAASTGSEQETAENKLPEMDID; this is translated from the exons ATGTCAGTGGTGGGATTTGACTTGGGCTTCCAAAGCTGCTATGTAGCCGTAGCCCGAGCCGGCGGAATCGAGACAATCGCCAATGAGTACAGCGACAGGTGTACACC GTCATTTGTATCATTCGGACCCCGAAATCGATCTATAGGAGCTGCCGCAAAGagccag GTGGTGACTAATTGTAAGAACACGGTTCAGGGCTTCAAGCGCTTCCATGGCAGAGCCTTCTCGGACCCGTACGTCCAGGCCGCCAAGTCTCATCTGGTGTACGACCTGGCACAGATGCCCTCCGGGTCCACTGGTATAAAA GTGATGTACATGGAGGAAGAGCGAGTGTTCAGCATCGAGCAGGTCACCGGGATGCTGCTGACCAAGCTGAAGGAGACGGCTGAAAGCACGCTGAAGAAACCGGTTGCAGACTGCGTCATCTCG gtaCCGAGCTATTTCACTGACGCAGAGAGGAGGTCTGTCATGGAAGCAGCTCAGATCGCAGGCCTCAACTGTCTACGGCTAATGAATGAAACCACTGCAG TGACTCTCGCATATGGAATCTACAAGCAGGACCTGCCGGCTCCGGAGGAGAAGCCCAGGATAGTGGTGTTCGTGGACCTGGGCCACTCCGGTTACCAGGTGTCGGTTTGTGCCTTCAACAAGGGAAAGCTCAAG ATCCTGGCTACGGCGTTCGATCCCGAGCTCGGCGGGAAGGACTTCGACGACATCCTGGTCAACCACTTCTGCGAGGAGTTCGGGAAGAAGTACAAGCTGGACGTGAGGTCCAAGCCCAGAGCGCTGGTGCGCCTCTACCAGGAGTGcgagaagctgaagaagctgaTGAGCGCCAACTCCTCTGACCTGCCTCTCAACATCGAGTGCTTCATGAACGACATCGACGTTTCCAGTAAACTCAACAG AGGCCAGTTTGAGGAGATGTGTGCAGCGCTGCTGGCCAAAGTAGAGGGTCCCCTCCGCAGCGTCATGGAACAAGCCA agctgaagaaggaagACGTCTACGCGGTGGAGATCGTGGGCGGCGCCTCCAGAATCCCCTCCCTCAAAGAGCGGATCAGCAAATTCTTCGGCAAAGAGCTGAGCACCACCCTGAACGCGGACGAGGCCGTGGCCCGGGGCTGTGCTCTGCAG TGTGCGATCCTGTCACCAGCTTTCAAAGTCAGAGAGTTCTCCATAACGGATGTCGTCCCGTATCCCATCTCCCTGAAATGGAATTCAGCTGCAGAGGAGGGACTGAG CGATTGTGAGGTTTTCTCAAAGAATCACGCAGCTCCTTTCTCCAAAGTACTGACCTTCTACAGGAAGGAGCCCTTCACCCTTGAAGCCTACTACAGCAGCCCCAAGGAGTTACCCTACCCCCAGACCACCATAG GCCAGTTCCTGGTCCAGAACGTGGTTCCTCAGGCGTCCGGGGAAAGCGCCAAGGTGAAGGTGAAAGTTCGCGTCAACGTCCACGGCGTGTTCAGCGTCGCCGGCGCGTCGCTAGTAGAAGTCATCAAAACAGCTGAGGGGGAGGAGCCGATGGAGACGGACCAGAcggcgaaggaggaggag ACGACGGCAGAAGATGccaaacaggagaagaagaacgacCAGCCTCCTCAGGCCAAGAAGCCCAAAGTGAAAACGAAGACGGTGGAGCTGCCCATAGAGAACAATCTGCACTGGCAGCTGTCCAGCGAcgaactgaatgtgtttgtggagaaTGAG GGGAAGATGATCATGCAGGACAaactggagaaggagagaaacgACGCAAAGAACAACGTGGAGGAGTACGTGTACGAGATGAGGGACAAGCTGCACGGCGTCCTGGAGAAGTTCGTGAATGAAGCT gaTCGCGACGCGTTCTCATTAAAACTGGAGGACACGGAGAACTGGCTGTACGACGACGGAGAGGACCAACAGAAACAAGTTTACATCGACAAACTGGCTGAGCTGAAG aaacTCGGCCAGCCCATCCACGAGAGGTACATGGAGGCCGAGGAGAGACCGAGAGCCTTCGAGGAGCTCGGCAGACAGATCCAGATTTACATGAAGATCGTTGAGGCGTATAAGGCAAAG GACGAGCTGTACGATCACCTGGACGAGCTGGAGGTGACTCGGGTCAGCAAGCAGGTGAACGAGGCCATGGTCTGGATGAACAGCAAGATGAACCAGCAGAACAACCAGGACCTCACGCTCGACCCAGTGGTCAAAGTCGGAGAGATCCAGGCCAAGACTAAG gaGCTTTATTCGGCCTGTAACCCGGTCGTGtccaaacccaaacccaaagtGGAGCCgccgaaggaggaggagaaaaccgCGAACGGACCCGTCAACGGGCAGGAAGCAACGCAGACTCCACCGTGCAACCCCGACAAAGCAGCGTCCACGGGCTCGGAACAGGAAACGGCAGAGAACAAGCTGCCCGAGATGGACATTGACTAA
- the rnf14 gene encoding E3 ubiquitin-protein ligase RNF14, with product MSENKEAQEDELLALASIYDEEEFHRAKSAQGGEIQLCLELPPDFKIVFKGEKETEHNVCFLPPLVLNFELPADYPSTAAPEFTLSSKWMSKAQMTSLCRRLDELWEENQGCVILFTWIQFLKEETLAFLGIQSPLEVIKAASERRKTDHAATALAQSGGLSEKEEAKKEKLSSSSSSHVDDPRAVVLMDPRADLLPQLLDFDEAQRQRAFDGKVFCCGICFAEKLGAACLCFKDCQHVYCKACVSEYFQIQIRDGNVQCLNCPEPRCTSLATPLQVKQLVDEELFARYDRLLLQSTLDLMADVVYCPRQSCGTAVMVEPDTTMGICSACQYAFCTLCKLGYHGVSHCKIHSEDLRKLKDEYLSATPEGKKFMEKRFGKRVIQKAVEESFSRDWLNENCKNCPCCGTNIQKVDGCNKMTCTSCKQYFCWLCLGVLSKVNPYSHFNNPHSPCYNQLFLGVDVEVGFDDEDDFWSDEEDD from the exons ATGTCTGAGAACAAGGAAGCCCAGGAGGATGAGCTACTTGCTTTAGCAAGTATCTACGATGAGGAGGAGTTTCACCGGGCGAAGTCGGCCCAGGGGGGAGAGATCCAGCTGTGTCTGGAGCTTCCTCCTGACTTCAAAATAGTTTTCAAAG GAGAGAAGGAAACTGAGCATAACGTTTGCTTCTTGCCTCCTCTGGTGCTCAACTTTGAGCTTCCTGCAGACTATCCCTCCACGGCTGCACCTGAGTTCACCCTCAGCTCTAAATGGATGAGCAAAGCACAG ATGACGTCTCTGTGTCGACGCCTGGACGAGCTGTGGGAGGAAAACCAGGGCTGTGTGATTCTTTTCACGTGGATCCAGTTCCTCAAAGAGGAGACTCTGGCCTTTCTGGGCATTCAGTCTCCGCTGGAAGTCATCAAGGCGGCGAGTGAGCGAAGGAAAACCGACCATGCAGCCACAG CGTTGGCTCAGAGCGGCGGCCTCTCCGAAAAGGAAGAGGCGAAAAAGGAAAAgctctcgtcctcctcctcctcccacgtGGACGACCCGCGGGCCGTGGTCCTGATGGACCCGCGCGCCGACCTCCTACCTCAGCTCCTGGACTTCGACGAGGCGCAGCGGCAGCGGGCGTTCGACGGGAAGGTGTTCTGCTGCGGGATCTGCTTCGCGGAGAAGCTGGGCGCCGCCTGCCTCTGCTTCAAGGACTGCCAGCACGTCTACTGCAAGGCCTGCGTGAGCGAATACTTCCAGATCCAAATACGCGACGGCAACGTCCAGTGCCTTAACTGCCCCGAGCCCAGATGTACCTCTTTAGCCACACCGTTGCAG GTGAAACAGCTGGTGGACGAGGAGCTGTTCGCCCGATACGACCGTTTACTGCTTCAGTCCACGTTGGACCTCATGGCCGACGTGGTCTACTGCCCCCGTCAGTCCTGCGGCACCGCTGTCATGGTGGAGCCGGACACGACCATGGGCATCTGCTCGGCGTGCCAGTACGCTTTCTGTACGCTGTGCAAGCTGGGCTATCACGGAGTCTCCCACTGCAAAATCCATTCAG AGGACCTTCGTAAGCTGAAAGACGAGTACCTGTCGGCGACGCCCGAGGGGAAGAAGTTCATGGAGAAACGCTTTGGGAAGAGGGTGATCCAGAAAGCGGTGGAGGAGTCGTTCAGCAGAGACTGGCTCAACGAGAACTGCAAGAACTGCCCCTGCTGCGGGACAAACATACAG aAAGTGGACGGCTGCAACAAGATGACCTGCACCTCCTGTAAACAGTACTTCTGCTGGTTGTGTCTGGGCGTCCTCAGCAAAGTCAACCCCTACAGTCATTTTAACAACCCGCACTCGCCCTGTTACAACCA ACTCTTCCTCGGTGTAGACGTCGAAGTTGGTTTCGACGACGAAGACGACTTCTGGAGCGACGAGGAGGACGACTGA